A single region of the Anticarsia gemmatalis isolate Benzon Research Colony breed Stoneville strain chromosome 19, ilAntGemm2 primary, whole genome shotgun sequence genome encodes:
- the LOC142981257 gene encoding uncharacterized protein LOC142981257: MTSVTLYDEYRLIERTEIGINRAWQGAHLLLFFLAFVFGSFCTFCFHMLMYLFDEKCVLFPKLLSLTSMRHNVIYEFIPTNKDLSDLPVDFLSTQWVEKSTCALPTYVPLISGIFGLVWTTMFLMCSTGSRTLTGLQRPWRVLPPVFLFSVAMSGLCIYSSAVTHYGLQELCIKLGEITGSSTCTYTVNVATLTYERRIRGVYQATRLTITSAWLHTACWLVSALLAVVRVLLAVDFQLVRVRAGLRGDVDKIMEKNETQIRTISPDDLWVNTDYYTSSSDTDDVQFPVKRGAPSTMTDEITTLHIKGSHMLFSDESHFTLVPAERQKLERIAAYNRVSPDNKFIVKIIFDLIDHLDLQDVSSPALSPPESSSTVSRDSQPIEIVRQYGRQKIEISPKDVSSDTYTTDSADVANEMVREIRKRLYKMLMQLPIPATPSRSMTVNNPSVDNITDEMREIIERRRKASRASTSSDQPTERSKRVSNIKHASAQTEAGKKTARKSGKSVEKHVIISERNSSPEDDETDRSSKNKKMEADKETQTDRKEKQD; the protein is encoded by the exons ATGACCAGTGTGACGTTATACGATGAATATCGGTTAATTGAGCGAACCGAAATTGGTATAAACAGAGCATGGCAGG GTGCACATTTGCTCCTGTTCTTTCTGGCTTTCGTGTTCGGTTCGTTCTGCACGTTTTGCTTCCACATGCTGATGTACTTGTTCGACGAGAAGTGCGTGCTGTTCCCCAAGCTACTGTCCCTCACCTCCATGCGACACAACGTCATCTACGAGTTCATACCGACCAACAAAGATTTATCTGATC TTCCAGTGGACTTTTTGAGCACGCAATGGGTTGAGAAGAGTACATGTGCACTCCCAACATACGTGCCGCTGATCTCAGGTATCTTCGGCCTGGTCTGGACTACCATGTTCCTGATGTGTTCTACTGGAAGCAGGACACTCACTGG ACTACAACGGCCATGGCGCGTGCTGCCCCCTGTATTCCTATTCTCAGTGGCGATGAGTGGACTCTGCATCTACTCCTCGGCTGTCACTCATTACGGCCTGCAAGAGCTTTGCATCAAACTAGGAGAGATTACCGGCAGTTCAAC GTGCACATATACGGTGAACGTGGCGACGCTAACGTACGAGCGGCGCATCCGCGGCGTGTACCAGGCGACGCGGCTCACCATCACCTCGGCGTGGCTGCACACCGCCTGCTGGCTGGTCTCCGCACTCCTCGCCGTCGTACGTGTACTACTCGCCGTTGACTTCCAGCTCGTCAGGGTCAGGGCCGGACTACGAGGAGATGTCGACAAAATAATG GAGAAAAACGAAACTCAAATACGAACAATCTCACCagacgatctatgggttaataCCGATTACTACACATCCTCAAGCGACACCGATGACGTCCAATTTCCAGTTAAAAGAGGTGCACCCTCTACGATGACAGATGAAATAACTACACTCCATATAAAAGGGAGTCACATGTTATTTTCAGACGAATCCCATTTTACCTTGGTACCTGCAGAAAGGCAAAAATTGGAACGGATCGCAGCATATAATAGAGTGTCCCCAGACAAcaagtttattgttaaaattatatttgatttaatagaTCATCTAGACCTACAAGACGTCAGTAGCCCTGCATTAAGTCCACCTGAGAGTTCCTCGACTGTGTCTCGGGACAGTCAACCAATAGAAATCGTTAGACAATATGGAAGACAGAAAATCGAAATATCACCAAAAGATGTTTCAAGCGATACTTATACGACAGATTCCGCGGATGTAGCAAACGAAATGGTCCGCGAAATAAGAAAAAGgttatataaaatgttgatgCAGTTGCCTATACCGGCGACCCCCTCAAGGAGTATGACAGTTAACAATCCATCTGTTGACAATATAACCGATGAGATGCGGGAGATTATAGAGAGAAGACGCAAAGCAAGTAGAGCAAGTACGAGCTCAGACCAACCAACTGAACGTTCAAAGCGTgtgtcaaatataaaacatgctAGTGCTCAAACTGAGGCCGGCAAGAAAACTGCACGTAAATCTGGGAAAAGTGTGGAGAAACATGTTATTATATCAGAAAGAAACTCATCACCTGAAGATGATGAGACTGATCGGTCATCGAAGAATAAGAAAATGGAAGCCGATAAAGAAACGCAAACCGATAGAAAGGAAAAACAAGATTAA
- the beta-Man gene encoding beta-mannosidase — MKALILLCGVISIHAKIIPLSSSNDVVWTFQNKNESIMGNATVPGGIYSDLQNAGVIGNILTGLNDIFTRWVSYDTWIYTGRFRVSDQDLKSRVIQLVFEGLDTVAFVELNGYPIGASNNMFVRYMFDINQEVQLGENELKITFVSPVEAARIRSHNEFTPPQCVPPEYHGECHANQLRKVQLSFGWDLAPAFPSIGIWKPVYIHVYDEAIIRSVLTHSQKVGSTWHLRVVVRLETGVRPTPLKGILTATIKVEGRQSLRKWLYLNTTSRTDGTAEISMDMQISENQVRLWWPNGYGEQPLYDLDVQMTTLDKQDITSKSVKVGFRTIQLIEDDAASILGNKTDAGLGLTFYFKVNGYPIFMKGSNWVPSHILPEYAISQNDVVDFLLDSARAAHMTMLRVWGGGIYETDYFYEKCDELGILIWQDLPFACAMYPIDRQFLQTVIEEVEQNVVRLQHHPSIALWVGNNENEAALRFNWFKTSSNFALYKKEYVKLYVDTIRPIIEDLDPRRRYLVSSPSNGFKSEEEGYIANNPYDPHFGDTHYYNYLADNWDKSIYPKARFSSEYGLQSLPSMITLRTATNVTEDFHVNSTFCKARQHAPNGYAFISLQIQPHMKLNETDPAYFEKFVFYSQITQAMAIKAESEFYRQSQADFYTMGAMYWQLNDVWQAPTWSGIEYGGRWKMLHYYAKNFFSPVLVSPMFKLTGDVDVYLINDRFEPINDAQIVVDVFNWGSFSPVSTKLFNAQAGALSSVLQDITVDFWEDNDKTEVFLRFSLKAKAPVSSPYNFVFPKPLYSIVGLKKPNITMIVSNIVLRTKEQKLEYTVELNVDTIVLFLWLETELRGVWSDNGIIVTEPQFKLKFISPIYVPPLQLQKSVTFQYYSN, encoded by the exons ATGAAGGCGCTTATCCTGTTGTGCGGCGTGATATCAATACATGCTAAAATCATTCCGTTATCCTCAAGCAACGATGTCGTGTGGacgtttcaaaacaaaaatgaat CTATTATGGGTAATGCGACGGTGCCGGGAGGAATATATTCCGACCTGCAGAACGCCGGCGTTATTGGCAACATCCTGACTGGGCTTAACGACATCTTCACACGATGGGTCTCCTACGATACGTGGATTTACACTGGACGATTCCGAG TGTCCGATCAAGATCTGAAATCAAGAGTAATACAACTGGTCTTCGAAGGGTTGGACACAGTAGCATTTGTGGAATTAAATGGCTATCCTATCGGCGCCAGCAATAATATGTTTGTGCGATACATGTTCGACATCAACCAAGAAGTTCAG CTTGGCGAGAACGAGTTAAAGATAACGTTCGTCTCCCCCGTGGAAGCTGCGCGCATTCGATCCCACAACGAGTTCACCCCACCTCAGTGCGTTCCCCCTGAATACCACGGAGAATGTCACGCCAACCAGCTCAGGAAGGTGCAATTGTCATTTGGATGGGATCTGGCACCCGCTTTTCCTTCCATTGGAATTTG GAAACCAGTATACATACACGTGTACGACGAAGCTATCATCAGATCAGTACTCACACATTCACAGAAGGTCGGTTCCACTTGGCACTTAAGGGTGGTTGTACGTTTAGAGACTGGTGTAAGACCTACGCCGCTCAAGGGAATTCTGACAGCTACAATCAAAGTTGAAGGGCGACAAAGCTTGAGGAAATGGCTGTATTTGAACACAACTTCTAGGACCGACGGAACTGCTGAAATCAGTATGGATATGCAAATCAGTGAG aacCAGGTAAGGCTCTGGTGGCCAAATGGTTACGGGGAACAGCCCCTTTATGATCTGGACGTGCAGATGACTACGTTGGATAAACAAGATATCACGAGCAAGTCGGTGAAGGTAGGCTTCAGAACTATTCAGCTGATAGAAGATGATGCTGCTTCGATATTGG GTAACAAAACTGACGCTGGACTTGGTCTCACGTTTTACTTCAAAGTGAATGGATATCCTATTTTCATGAAGGGCTCAAACTGGGTGCCGTCACATATATTACCGGAATATGCAATCAGCCAAAACGATGTTG TGGACTTTTTGCTGGACTCTGCTCGCGCTGCTCACATGACTATGCTTCGAGTGTGGGGCGGCGGTATTTACGAGACAGACTACTTCTATGAGAAATGCGACGAGTTAGGTATTTTGATCTGGCAAGATTTGCCCTTCGCCTGTGCCATGTATCCCATCGACCGACAGTTCTTACA GACTGTGATTGAAGAAGTTGAGCAAAACGTAGTACGTCTTCAGCATCATCCATCCATCGCTCTTTGGGTCGGCAACAATGAAAACGAAGCAGCCCTACGATTCAACTGGTTCAAGACTAGTTCCAACTTCGCTTTATATAAGAAAGAATATGTCAAACTGTACGTGGACACCATCAGACCAATCATTGAAGACCTGGACCCACGCAGGCGTTACTTGGTGTCTAGTCCCTCAAACGGTTTCAAATCAGAGGAGGAAGGTTACATTGCCAACAACCCCTACGATCCTCATTTCGGAGACACCCATTACTACAATTATTTGGCTGACAACTGGGACAAGAGCATCTACCCTAAAGCGAGATTTTCATCAGAATACGGCCTGCAGTCATTACCTTCAATGATCACCTTGAGGACGGCAACCAATGTTACAGAAGACTTCCATGTGAACAGCACTTTCTGTAAAGCAAGGCAGCACGCTCCCAATGGATATGCATTCATCTCTCTACAAATACAACCTCATATGAAACTGAATGAAACTGACCCTGCGTACTTCgagaaatttgttttttatagtcAG ATTACACAAGCAATGGCAATAAAGGCCGAGTCAGAGTTCTACAGGCAGAGTCAAGCAGACTTTTATACGATGGGCGCTATGTACTGGCAGCTCAATGATGTTTGGCAAGCGCCCACATGGTCTGGTATTG aatACGGAGGTCGATGGAAGATGCTTCACTACTACGCTAAGAACTTTTTCTCACCCGTACTTGTGTCACCCATGTTCAAACTGACCGGTGACGTAGACGTTTACCTGATCAACGATAGATTTGAACCCATCAACGATGCTCAGATTGTCGTAGACGTTTTCAATTGGGGCAGCTTCTCTCCCGTTTCTACAAAACTGTTCAACGCTCAAGCAGGAGCGCTGTCGTCAGTCCTACAAGACATTACTGTTGATTTTTGGGAAGACAACGATAAAACTGAAGTGTTCTTGAGATTTTCCTTGAAAGCGAAGGCGCCCGTATCTTCGCCATACAATTTCGTCTTCCCTAAGCCATTGTATTCGATAGTTGGTCTGAAGAAACCTAATATAACG ATGATCGTGTCAAACATAGTATTGAGAACGAAAGAACAGAAACTGGAATATACCGTAGAATTGAATGTGGACACCATAGTACTGTTCCTGTGGTTAGAAACAGAACTCAGGGGGGTTTGGAGcgataacggcattatagtcACTGAACCACAGTTCAAATTGAAGTTCATCTCTCCAATCTATGTCCCACCCCTGCAACTGCAGAAGTCTGTCACCTTCCAGTATTATTCCAACTGA
- the LOC142981060 gene encoding LOW QUALITY PROTEIN: cytochrome P450 6a2-like (The sequence of the model RefSeq protein was modified relative to this genomic sequence to represent the inferred CDS: substituted 1 base at 1 genomic stop codon), with amino-acid sequence MSFFLTHVFSPQTLIFIIFITVYSVIWFRYKFTYWKKRGVVGPKPKFIFGNLKNVITRKTQFFQPYCDNYFKYKHLPYIGMYSFHQPVLSIHDPDIAKLVLIKDFDCFPSRGIYAGGVGDPLAVHLFNIFGKRWKSLRLKMTPTFTPGKLKTMYPIIEGIASQALNYIDVLHSNKETVNFSDFYSKYAMEIIGNIGFGVECNGFTSARSDFFTNGHEYFDHQSFYWRIIRAFAFFAPDTFDKLKIRRISSKIENFFYGLVKSNVEYRQRHSIRRNDFLQTLIELKNGYIVDEKGKVKHVTDFPFSMTDVVANTMLYMIAGYETSATTGQFAAYQLALNPDIQAIAREEIHRVLAKYDGKCTYEAQNEMVYLNMVXDETMRIHPSMRALFRRCNKDYKLPNSDLVLEKGTMVFIPVQAIHMDPDIFPEPEKFDPQRFSPENKAKLHPCHWMPFGEGPKKCLGVRQGYIQSKMALIKVLQNYELVLDERTAVPMKLKNSSLVYAAEGGVWIKLRKIEPTVLETEQ; translated from the exons ATGTCCTTTTTCTTAACACATGTGTTCAGTCCacaaactttaatttttattatattcattactgTGTACAGTGTAATATGGTTTCGTTACAAGTTTACATACTGGAAAAAACGAGGTGTTGTGGGTCCAAAGccaaagtttatttttggaaatctAAAAAATGTGATTACAAGGAAAACACAGTTTTTCCAGCCTTactgtgataattattttaaatataaacatttgccGTACATAGGCATGTATTCTTTTCATCAGCCTGTTCTGTCAATACACGATCCTGATATAGCTAAGCTCGTGTTAATCAAAGACTTCGATTGCTTTCCATCACGTGGAATATATGCCGGAGGGGTGGGAGATCCCTTGGCTGTGCACTTATTCAATATATTTGGTAAACGATGGAAAAGTCTGCGCCTTAAGATGACTCCGACGTTCACGCCAGGAAAACTAAAGACTATGTATCCTATTATCGAAGGCATTGCTTCTCAAGCTCTGAATTACATAGATGTTTTACATTCAAACAAAGAGACCGTTAACTTTTCGGATTTCTACTCTAAATATGCAATGGAAATAATTGGCAATATTGGTTTTGGTGTTGAGTGCAATGGTTTCACAAGTGCACGATCAGACTTCTTCACAAATGGACATGAATATTTTGATCATCAGTCTTTCTATTG gagAATTATCCGAGCTTTCGCATTCTTTGCTCCAGACACATTTGACAAATTAAAGATCAGACGGATTAGTTCGAAAATAGAGAACTTTTTCTATGGACTAGTGAAAAGTAACGTGGAGTATCGTCAGAGACATTCTATAAGGCGGAATGATTTTCTACAGACGCTTATTGAGTTAAAGAATGGATATATCGTTGATGAAAAag GTAAAGTAAAACACGTCACAGATTTCCCGTTTTCAATGACAGACGTTGTAGCCAACACAATGTTGTACATGATCGCGGGGTACGAGACGTCGGCCACCACGGGGCAGTTCGCAGCCTACCAGCTGGCTCTGAACCCTGACATCCAGGCTATTGCCAGGGAAGAGATCCACAGGGTACTTGCTAAGTATGACGGCAAGTGCACGTACGAGGCTCAGAATGAAATGGTGTATTTGAACATGGTGTAGGATG AAACGATGCGGATACACCCATCGATGCGTGCATTATTCCGCCGATGCAACAAAGACTACAAACTACCGAACAGTGACTTAGTCCTAGAGAAGGGAACGATGGTCTTCATACCAGTACAAGCGATACACATGGATCCAGACATATTCCCCGAGCCAGAGAAGTTCGACCCTCAGAGATTCTCACCAGAGAACAAGGCTAAATTACATCCGTGTCATTGGATGCCCTTTGGAGAAGGTCCGAAGAAATGTCTAG GAGTGCGGCAAGGATACATTCAGTCCAAGATGGCGCTTATCAAAGTGCTGCAAAATTATGAGCTTGTACTTGATGAAAGAACAGCAGTTCCGATGAAATTAAAGAATTCGTCTTTAGTTTATGCTGCGGAAGGTGGCGTTTGGATCAAACTGAGAAAGATCGAACCTACAGTATTGGAAACAGAGCAATGA
- the LOC142981002 gene encoding uncharacterized protein LOC142981002: protein MSNVKLAIRVRPFTEKELKSEKERVSVVNVIDDNTVTITNIKVSLSGAGDSRERTRRYYADYTFDSSCPVTQPTYASQGRVFESIGRSVVTSVLQGCSACVLAYGQSATGKTHTMIGTEAQPGLIPRLCKALFEEKQHSYDYSISFLEIYNERVHDLLCGDALPTCHSLPRRRGNARKDLRVREHPQRGTYVQNLRRVSVQDVEALLSLVAEGVKRRRTAATKRNCTSSRSHALLEIATPHATLHLADLAGSEKASWEGCGGGRQKEGANINKSLVALSNVISALVNGGSGRGRFVPYRDSALTWLLKDCFTGGANTFIIATVSPSAACYGESASTLRWAARARQLPTPRASNNSSNVASRAVLQAQYNQLIAELTKNHIRYIPESGTIVFSEEHWKLRTNNDIEDDDLNKTAKIGNIMNIMRPKTDANNSESTASSVASGSSDVINAMEKNINITNEINKEMDKLFGPTLERTSSGDDLKVVAPLRHKRRQCRSQEVLAMDETMANETLNIADNIPSQSEMQINNLPNTEKQKVPNITILHDNQRAEIVASVTERLYSKLKKKEETAVAKVESIVDKKIVEPLSELKICTNARQRLMELSQKAIRNRRRIGIPAHTQTRRMVTRVRDQAIDVQTDLHSYILGTRRSYTLYRDVATETVPMTPRCKEKGVGPTGSMHFSDRSTGTKPVICKNSFMMTDVVTKTETCTQTLVVPPPRRKKRASLLKDICNHESRNFAEECSAAPVISINISQTYPVDSETQSSDDNSENVVLKIKKDKRPNVISTPDLLTNHSTSDTPNVIEIEPEEICLSVNVTANKVNPNPQDNSNSLDSNKQNEEFPDADDFILPRVSPNVARKVNQAEIKNMILGRNQNIYPYNIVLSPPKERDTKRLVKFKDIEVAQGIAVALEPKSEKDNEVSVSQVECNSDVTGSENDCPVFNDCESTYSDSTGSSKVDTDSFVWKKGVESKTLGSLRRNYVPVYKGPKYRTAKAKVLKEFLGMDDTEDSNRRTLPSYMSTENLNDNLSSSDSRDTSDYRSRRRKPYVNNKLYYNNDEGRFQSIERKLLDSCNSLEESVNKYENYLSNSKETTKVDGVEPAVRRPKEYLQHLVQLRREVVKAESDNTDSSVEHVSHK, encoded by the exons ATGTCTAATGTTAAATTAGCGATAAGAGTTAGACCGTTTACAGAAAA agaACTGAAGTCTGAAAAAGAACGAGTGTCCGTAGTAAATGTTATTGACGATAACACTGTGAcgattacaaatataaaa GTCAGTTTGTCAGGCGCTGGCGACAGTCGGGAACGCACACGGCGATACTATGCTGACTACACGTTTGATAGTTCCTGTCCTGTCACACAACCCACCTATGCTTCTCAGGGGAGA GTGTTCGAAAGTATCGGCCGGTCGGTGGTAACCAGCGTGCTGCAGGGCTGTTCAGCGTGTGTTCTGGCTTACGGCCAGAGCGCCACCGGCAAGACACACACGATGATTGGCACTGAAGCACAGCCCGGCTTGATACCGAGGCTCTGCAAGGCGTTGTTCGAAGAGAAACAACATAGCTATGATTACTCTATAAG TTTCCTGGAGATCTATAACGAGCGCGTGCATGACTTGCTGTGTGGAGACGCGCTCCCGACGTGCCACTCTCTACCGCGACGTAGGGGCAACGCCCGCAAGGACCTGCGCGTGCGAGAACATCCACAGAGAGGCACCTACGTGCAGA ATTTGCGGCGGGTATCAGTTCAGGACGTAGAAGCACTCCTGTCTCTAGTAGCTGAAGGAGTGAAACGTCGTAGGACGGCGGCCACGAAGCGAAACTGTACCTCTTCTCGATCTCACGCATTGCTGGAGATAGCTACTCCTCACGCTACACTGCATCTAGCTGACCTTGCTGGAAG cGAGAAAGCAAGCTGGGAGGGTTGCGGAGGCGGACGGCAGAAGGAAGGCGCTAACATAAACAAGTCACTGGTAGCGCTGAGCAACGTTATATCTGCACTAG TAAATGGAGGTTCGGGTCGAGGGAGATTTGTGCCGTACCGTGACTCTGCTCTCACGTGGCTGTTGAAAGATTGCTTTACGGGCGGCGCTAACACTTTTATTATCGCTA ctGTGTCGCCGAGCGCAGCCTGTTACGGCGAGTCAGCATCAACTCTACGCTGGGCAGCCAGAGCTCGACAGTTGCCCACCCCTCGAGCTTCCAACAACAGTTCTAACGTCGCTTCGAGAGCAGTTCTACAAGCACAATACAACCAACTGATTGCTGAACTCACCAAGAACCATATACGATAT ATACCAGAATCGGGTACAATAGTATTCAGCGAAGAACATTGGAAACTCCGAACAAATAATGATATTGAAGACGATGATCTAaataaaactgcaaaaatagGAAACATTATGAATATAATGCGTCCGAAAACAGACGCCAATAATTCAGAATCAACTGCGTCATCGGTTGCGAGCGGTAGTTCGGATGTTATTAACGCAAtggagaaaaatattaatatcacaaATGAGATCAATAAAGAAATGGATAAACTGTTCGGTCCAACTTTAGAAAGAACCAGTAGCGGTGACGATCTCAAAGTGGTCGCTCCACTCAGACATAAAAGAAGACAGTGTAGATCTCAAGAGGTTTTAGCCATGGATGAAACTATGGCAAATGAAACACTTAACATAGCAGACAATATACCAAGTCAAAGtgaaatgcaaataaataatttaccaaaTACTGAAAAACAGAAGGTTCCTAACATTACCATTCTGCATGATAACCAACGAGCTGAAATCGTTGCGTCTGTTACTGAGAGATTATATTCAAAGcttaaaaagaaagaagaaacaGCAGTTGCAAAAGTAGAATCGATCGTTGACAAGAAAATTGTGGAACCGCTGAGTGAATTAAAAATCTGTACCAATGCACGCCAAAGACTAATGGAACTAAGTCAGAAGGCGATAAGAAATAGAAGAAGGATAGGCATTCCTGCACACACCCAGACTAGACGAATGGTGACCCGTGTGAGAGATCAAGCTATCGATGTTCAAACAGACTTACATTCTTATATTCTTGGAACAAGACGCTCTTACACACTTTACAGAGATGTTGCGACAGAAACTGTACCGATGACCCCACGATGTAAAGAAAAAGGTGTGGGTCCAACTGGATCTATGCATTTTAGTGATAGGTCTACTGGAACCAAACCTGTTATATGTAAGAATTCTTTCATGATGACTGATGTTGTAACCAAAACTGAAACTTGTACGCAAACACTAGTTGTGCCGCCACCTAGAAGAAAGAAACGAGCTAGTTTATTAAAAGATATATGCAATCACGAGTCACGAAATTTCGCTGAAGAATGTTCCGCTGCTCCagttattagtataaatatatccCAAACGTATCCCGTTGATTCAGAGACTCAAAGTTCTGATGATAATTCTGAAAATGtggtattaaaaattaaaaaagataagAGACCTAATGTAATATCAACTCCAGACTTACTGACTAATCATAGTACATCTGATACTCCCAATGTTATAGAGATTGAGCCAGAAGAGATTTGTTTGTCGGTCAACGtcacagcaaataaagttaaTCCCAATCCTCAAGATAACTCAAATTCTCTGGATTCAAATAAGCAAAACGAAGAATTTCCTGATGCAGATGATTTCATTCTGCCGAGAGTAAGTCCTAATGTTGCAAGAAAAGTTAACCAGGCTgagattaaaaatatgatactAGGGcgtaatcaaaatatatatccATACAATATTGTGCTTTCTCCTCCAAAAGAAAGAGATACAAAACGACTCGTAAAGTTCAAAGACATTGAGGTAGCACAGGGCATTGCAGTAGCCTTGGAACCTAAAAGTGAAAAAGATAATGAAGTGAGTGTTTCACAAGTTGAGTGTAATTCGGACGTAACTGGTTCTGAGAACGATTGTCCTGTGTTTAACGATTGTGAAAGTACATACTCAGATTCAACGGGATCAAGTAAAGTTGACACAGATTCGtttgtttggaaaaaaggcgtaGAGAGTAAAACTTTAGGCAGTCTCAGAAGAAACTATGTGCCGGTTTATAAAGGCCCTAAATATAGGACGGCAAAAGCAAAAGTTTTGAAAGAGTTTTTGGGAATGGACGACACTGAGGATAGCAACCGAAGAACTTTGCCAAGTTATATGTCGACTGAAAATTTGAATGATAATTTAAGTTCTAGCGATAGTCGTGATACATCAGATTATAGGAGTAGGCGACGTAAGCCATATGTAAACAACAAGCTTTACTATAATAACGATGAGGGGCGATTTCAAAGTATTGAAAGGAAACTATTGGATTCTTGTAATAGCTTGGAAGAATCAGTTAATAAGTATGAAAACTATTTATCAAATTCAAAGGAAACCACTAAGGTGGACGGAGTAGAGCCGGCAGTCAGAAGACCAAAAGAATACTTACAACATTTAGTGCAATTACGACGAGAGGTAGTAAAAGCAGAGAGTGACAACACTGACAGTTCTGTAGAACATGTATCACATAAGTAA